In the genome of Candidatus Pristimantibacillus lignocellulolyticus, the window TCATCAGCCATCATCCATTTCTACATTAAAAGTTGTTTCACTTATTATATAAAACGTTCTCACATAACATAACGGAGTAAATCTTATAATCTACAGTGAAAACCTTATGTCTTACTAGAAAGAGTTAACCTTTTACACCGCCAACCATCATACCTTTAACAAAATACTTTTGTAGGAATGGATATACCATAATAATAGGTACCGATGCAACGATTGTCATGGTAGCACGAATAGAGGTTGGTGTTACTTTCCCTGTGTTATGACCAGCTGAAGTAAAATCTACTGATGTTGATGTCATAGATGCATTTGAGTTTTGTAATATTTTTTGTAATTCATACTGTAATGTACTTAATTCCACTGTTGAAGAATTATATAAAAACACATCAAACCATGAGTTCCATTGATAAACACCACTGAACAGAGCCACTGTAGCTAGAACCGGAACACATAAAGGTAATACGATACTGAAAAAGTTACGGTATTCACCTGCTCCATCTATTTTTGCTGACTCTAGAATGCTCTCAGGCAAACCTTCGATAAACGATCTAATAATGATGAGATTAAAAACCCCTATAATTCCTGGGAAAATATATACCCAGAACGAATCTAGTAAATTCAAATCTCTAATAAGCAAGAAGTTAGGGATAAGACCACCATTAATATACATCGTTAAAATAAATGCTATCGTTACGAATTTGCGTAATACAAATTCTTGTCTACTAATTGCATACGCAACAATTGCTGAGCAAAACACCGTTGTTACCGTACCAATAATGGTACGTAACGCTGATATTAACGTAGCGTTAAAGATGGTATCTTCGGATAAAATATAACGATAATTTTCTAGCGTAAACATACGTGGCAACAAGTAAATTCCTCCACGTATCGAATCTTTAGGATCATTAAATGAAATTGCCAATGTATTAATGAACGGATATAACGTTACAATCATTAGCAAAGTTAATAATGTATAATTGACATAATCAAAAATTTTATCACTTTTAGAATAATTTGTCCGCATGATATCTACCTACCTTCTAGTAAAGTCTTGCTTCTCCCAATCTCTTAGAGATATTGTTGGCTATAAACAACAATATGAAGCTTACAATTGTCTTAAACATTCCCGCTGCGATAGATAGAGAGAAATTACCTTGCGAAATACCATATTTTAAGACGAATATGTCTATATTTTCAGAATAATCGACGTTCATACCGTTTCCTAGTAAATATTGCGGTTCAAAACCTGACTCCATTAAGTAACCAATATTCATAATTAGTAGGACAACGATGACCGACTTAATACCAGGTAGCGTAATATGCCACATCCTTTGAAATCTTCCCGCACCATCAATTTCAGCAGCTTCATATTGTGATGGATCGACCATAGTCATTGCTGCCAAATAAACAATTGTATTCCACCCTACATCTTTCCATACGGTGGCAGATCCGAATATTCCCCAGAAATATTCCCCTATACCGAGAAATAGTATATCCTCTTTAATTAGTCCAAATCGCATTAAGAGATCATTAATAATTCCATCAGGTGATAATGTTGTCTGAACAATTCCCGCCGCAACTACCCATGATATAAAGTGAGGTAAATAACTGACAGTTTGTACAAGACGTTTGAAGAAAACGACTCTTATCTCATTAAGCAATAACGCTAGTATAATAGCAGTTACAAATCCTAATATTAAGTTAATTCCACTCATTGCTAATGTGTTACGTAATACTCTTAGGAAACGATCATCCTCAAATAGAAATTTAAAATGTTGAAAACCTACCCACTCTTGTTCTCCGAAACTATTGGCAGGTCTGAAATTTTGAAATGCTATCGTCCAGCCCCAAATAGGTAAATACTTAAATATAAATAACCATATTAGAAATGGTATCGTCATCACCAATAAAGCATGCTGCTGTATACAGCGTTTAAAAAAGAGTTGAACACTTCCCATTGGCTTTTGACGGCTCTCTATTATGTCTAGTTTACTCATTCCCGTCACTCCTCACTATGATTACTCAGGTTGAAAGAAGGGACCTTTGCGATGAAATCAACCTCATCGCATGGTCCCGCAAATCATTTACTACTTTGCACCATCAATAATCTTTTTAATTTCACTAGTTACAAAAGTTTCATATCCTGCAGTATCAAGCTTATTGAACTCTGCAGTGAATTCTTCCCAGTTACTATCGAATTTGCTAGGAGGATCAAGCACTAATTTAGGGAAATATTTACGAGTTAATTCTGTTTTCTTCGTTTCATAGATTTGCTCAGCAGATCCTTGTTCTTTCGCAATACCCCAAGCAGGATACCAAGGACGATCATCAGGAGCAGCAAACATTTCTGCATAAGTTTGAACACCATAAGCAGCTAGAATTGTTTTATCCGCTTCTGTCATATCCATTTGGAATACTTCTGGTTGGTATCCAGGTGCATAAGCATTACCATTTTCAAGTGTAGAGTTCGTTCCATATTGTGGCCAGTTCCAATCAAAGTATTTGAAACCAAAACTTTCACGGAATGGTTCATCTATTTTCTTAACTTGTTCTGCTGTACGGTAGAAGCGGCCCTCTTCGTTGATTTCATATGTTTCGCCTTGAATACCCCAGCTCTTCATTATCTGATTTTCTTCTGTTAATAAGTTATCAATAAATTGAATAATACGTTCAGGATTTTGTGCACTCACTGTAATACCCATACCACGGTTTTTAACGAAACCAGGAGGATCAAGATATTGATCTTTTTGTCCGTCAAATGTAATAGGTAGTGGGAAGTATACTAGATCATCTTGAGTAGGATCGGCTTTTGCCGCATCTTTCAATACGTTTTGGGCATTAGCGATTTGCCAACCGTAATCAAAGAAACCAAGTACTTTACCAGATGTTAATTTAGCTAAATATTGATCATAGTTATCAATGAATGAAGCTTTATCGAATAAACCTTCTGCATTCAATTCATTCAATAATTTCATATAACGTTTTGTATCATCATTATTTGAATAAACTTTCGCTTCAAATGTACTCATATCTACAGTTACTTCACCATCATTTGGATATCCTGCAAGATGCATTGGAGCGTTAGTCGTTGCAAAGAATCTCCAATCATGCGTTAGTGAAATAAATCCAGTTAAATTATCGCCTTCATGTTTTTTCTCATAGTCACGGATTAATTGGAAATACTGATCAATTGTTTTAATTTCCGGATATCCAGCTTCTTTCAATACACCACGTTGTACCCAGAAAGCACCTTGGTTAATGTTAGGATCTGGTACGAATTCACCAACAACGTTAGAGAATGGTAAGAACATTATCTTTCCATCTTTATCTTTCATTTGTTCCATGTAAGGTCCATATACACGTTTAATATTAGGTCCATACTCGTCAATTAGTTTCGTTAAGTCAATAAAACCACCTGCAGCTAACACTTCGTCAATTGCAGCATCAGGAATTAGAACATCTGGATATTTTCTAGAAGCATTCATCGTACCAATTTTTGTGTTCAAATCTCCTACTAAATTTTCAATTTTAAAGTTAACTCCTGTTTGATCTTCTAGTATTTTACCAATCGTTGTT includes:
- a CDS encoding ABC transporter substrate-binding protein; protein product: MKKRSSVRIAICLLLAIMLVVTGCGSKSGGDKVNSTNTPTNGSKDAEGKDPAEKPLDKVTFTYFNGAGAAKDINTNETTIGKILEDQTGVNFKIENLVGDLNTKIGTMNASRKYPDVLIPDAAIDEVLAAGGFIDLTKLIDEYGPNIKRVYGPYMEQMKDKDGKIMFLPFSNVVGEFVPDPNINQGAFWVQRGVLKEAGYPEIKTIDQYFQLIRDYEKKHEGDNLTGFISLTHDWRFFATTNAPMHLAGYPNDGEVTVDMSTFEAKVYSNNDDTKRYMKLLNELNAEGLFDKASFIDNYDQYLAKLTSGKVLGFFDYGWQIANAQNVLKDAAKADPTQDDLVYFPLPITFDGQKDQYLDPPGFVKNRGMGITVSAQNPERIIQFIDNLLTEENQIMKSWGIQGETYEINEEGRFYRTAEQVKKIDEPFRESFGFKYFDWNWPQYGTNSTLENGNAYAPGYQPEVFQMDMTEADKTILAAYGVQTYAEMFAAPDDRPWYPAWGIAKEQGSAEQIYETKKTELTRKYFPKLVLDPPSKFDSNWEEFTAEFNKLDTAGYETFVTSEIKKIIDGAK
- a CDS encoding carbohydrate ABC transporter permease, which encodes MRTNYSKSDKIFDYVNYTLLTLLMIVTLYPFINTLAISFNDPKDSIRGGIYLLPRMFTLENYRYILSEDTIFNATLISALRTIIGTVTTVFCSAIVAYAISRQEFVLRKFVTIAFILTMYINGGLIPNFLLIRDLNLLDSFWVYIFPGIIGVFNLIIIRSFIEGLPESILESAKIDGAGEYRNFFSIVLPLCVPVLATVALFSGVYQWNSWFDVFLYNSSTVELSTLQYELQKILQNSNASMTSTSVDFTSAGHNTGKVTPTSIRATMTIVASVPIIMVYPFLQKYFVKGMMVGGVKG
- a CDS encoding ABC transporter permease subunit; amino-acid sequence: MGSVQLFFKRCIQQHALLVMTIPFLIWLFIFKYLPIWGWTIAFQNFRPANSFGEQEWVGFQHFKFLFEDDRFLRVLRNTLAMSGINLILGFVTAIILALLLNEIRVVFFKRLVQTVSYLPHFISWVVAAGIVQTTLSPDGIINDLLMRFGLIKEDILFLGIGEYFWGIFGSATVWKDVGWNTIVYLAAMTMVDPSQYEAAEIDGAGRFQRMWHITLPGIKSVIVVLLIMNIGYLMESGFEPQYLLGNGMNVDYSENIDIFVLKYGISQGNFSLSIAAGMFKTIVSFILLFIANNISKRLGEARLY